The Entelurus aequoreus isolate RoL-2023_Sb linkage group LG03, RoL_Eaeq_v1.1, whole genome shotgun sequence genome contains the following window.
tagAAGCTATCCCCACAGAATTGTAGCAAGATACAcggcaaaacaataacaatactgaaataaactgcaacaaaaaacagtgcaatacattttcataacatggtcactgttgcctagtttctcttgttatattcttatttttactgttatatttttattcttattgttgctttttatttttattcttattgtaatattttctattttatttccatttatacccccattatttactttttaaatttgatctcaattctgtacactgctgctggaattttaattttcctgacaGAACATGTACAGGATCGGAttgtatgacacacacacacattactaacttgtgtgtgtgtgtgtgtatccaggCGAAAAACCCTCTTGAGATTTCCATCCAGCTTGTATTCCATCATGATGTATGGACAGATCCTTCACCCTCCCCCTCGTGAGGACCGCTTCATCGTCGTCAACGTTGGAGGTTTTAAGCAAAAACTGGACCACAACGTTCTCAACCGCTTCCCTCAGACCCGCCTGGCTCGTCTTTTGTGCTGCAACTCCAGAGAAGCCGTCCTGGAGCTTTGCGATGACTTCATCCCCGCAGAAATGGAGTATTATTTTGACCGTAATCCACTTTTTTTCGGTTACATTCTGAACTTCTACCTGACAGGTAAAATGCACCTGGTGGATGGTTTGTGCGTGGTGTCCTTCTCCCAAGAGATCGAGTATTGGGGTATCAAGGAGTGCCACCTAGACTTGTGCTGTAGTGGTTCATTCCAAGACCTCCTGGGTGAAGCCGATGACCTGGGCGAGGACACACTCACAGAAGATCTGTCTGCTGTGGACCAGGAAGTCGATCTGTTTGACGGCACCTGCTGTGCAAATGTGCGTCGGAATGTTTGGATCCGCCTTGAGAATCCGTCGTACTCGACTTCAGCCAAAGCCATGGCCGTTGCATCCATGAGTGTGGTCCTGGTGTCCATCGTGGCCATGTGTGTCCATAGCATGCCAGACTTCCAGCAGGTGGACCACAACAACAAACAGCTTGAAGACCCAGTGCTGAATTTCTTTGAAAGCCTCTGCGTCCTCCTGTTTTCTGTAGAATTTATTCTTCGTCTAGTCGTCGCTCCATCAGCCAGGAACTTTTTACGCAGCCCTCTCAATGTCATCGACTTGATGTCAATCATGCCGTTCTACGTGACTTTGGCTTGTGATGTTGGTCTGGTGGATAAAGGTGAGGACTCAGAGTTGGAGAAGGTGGGCAAAGTGATGCAGATCCTAAAGTTGATGCGAGTCTTCCGCATCTTAAAGCTGGCTCGCCACTCGGCTGGCCTGCGCTCTCTGGGGGCCACGCTGAGACACAGCAGTCGGGAAGTCGGTCTCCTGGTGCTTTTCTTGTTTGTGGGCATCTCCATGTTCTCTGCActcatgtactttgttgagaaggAGTCCCTGGAGTCAGAGCTGCAGACGATCCCTATTGGCTGGTGGTGGGCCACCATTAGCATGACCACCGTGGGCTACGGGGACACTTTTCCCGTTACTCTCGCTGGAAAGCTGGTAGGAACTTTGTGTATTCTCTCTGGGCTGCTTATGGTGGCTTTGCCCATCACCAACATCTTCAATAAGTTCACCAACTTCTACCAGAAACACAATAAAATGGAGCAGATGAAAGCACAAACATTATCCAGTGAGTGAAAGAATGTTCCCTATCCTGCTGGACGGACATTTTAGTTATCACACAATTAGCAGGTGATTATTGAACATGAGCAGGGATGAAGATGGATTTTagaacagtggaacctcgatttacgaacctaattggttcttgaacatggttcataAATACAAACGTTTGTGTATGAAAGCAAATGTATACataataaacaatgtaaacataaataatgggttccagcctcaacaaaagtccatatttaagAAAAAGTTTGTGTTTTTTCAACGTAATATAAAGCGCTGTACagtactgtacatcaaacaaacatGACATGGGGGTGATGGAGCAACTTTCTATTTACTGTAATTTTCTGACTTtatggctgagataggctccagcaccccccgcgaccccgaagggaataagcggtagaaaatggatggatggatggatggatatggcaCACTTAcaaggttgtgcttaccgacctcgaagcaattttatttggtacatggagtaatgataagtgtgaccagtaggtggcagtcacatataagagatacatgtggactgcaagttggcgcctgttcaataaattacCCTAGCGAGTACTCGTcacaaacaacaccaaaactttgatgctTCATTGAgaatatggaacattacacatggcgctcaataatttgtcaaaatgttttagtacgattttggtaagctCCAGTAAAATGGATTGTCGTAGGATTACggttaccgtagtcagacgtactgtgcttcagcaTACGGGTGTTATTATGGTTTGTATAAGGACCTCAAAATGCACCTAGttggagacatattatctggccttttgtttcacaatattacccAAAACCAACGTTCCTTGCCTATtgttacctgctgatgtgtatttaagatctgcataagtcccgaaaatgcgcGCCCGTCCGCCTTTATAGTCAAAAATGCtcctttttctccatcctcttgttgtggggcattcatcctccagtattgccatttctaatataaagtagcgtccagttccaacttatatctgttagtagactcgctatggaagcgctaaaaactaccggttcaacaaagatgacggggagaagatgcaatTGGAGTGGAGCCACACAAAACGGCACATtccgaagagacggtcagaatgcGACtttaagatggtctgtaaaacataatgctTGCAaactgttgaccaaagaaccagcattacatgctatgtagaccacaaggaagtgttttaaatgtagaaaaaaatcataatatgccccctttaatgcaccttataataaCCTTTTgcgtgaaaatagacctgaatggacccgctcatcagcagtgcgccttatattacggtgcgccctatcgtccgaaaaatatggtatttatttattcgcacaatataaacagtacaaaaggtaacattgtaaaaaaaacaaaaaacagagacAAGAAATGAGTAATGAGAAATACGTAATAAGTAATAAGAAACAAGTGCAGGTGAGAAAAGAAACCCAAAAAGGGCTTATGCAAGGTTCTCACCTAAAGCAGTAAATTAACAAACTAAATTAAACATAGTATATAGAAAAAATAAGATAACAAGTAGTCTACCTTGTGTGGATTGagtctgggtgtgtgtgtttgaatgtgtgtgtgtgtgtgtatgtgtgtgtgtctatgggaGGAAATATAAGGCTACATTACGGTATAAGGTAGGAACAAATGGAGAATGATGATTCATCAGGCTGGCCCTTATTCTATGTTTAAATTTACTGAGTGAAGATGAGGAGTTTGCAATACATAGGTGACTATTCCAGAGTAAAGAACCTCTGTGTTTGATGGAAAACTGAGTGATAAGGCCAAAGATAGGACGGAGATTATCAGTTTGTCTAGTATTATGATAATGAACTTGCCAATTGGTCTTAAAATAATCTTTGAAAGGTGTAGGAAGCGTATTAGGGAGGTAAGTACATTTATAGATAAAAGAAGAGGACTAAACTGTGTTGATATCATAAATAGATTGTACATTTAGTTTCCTAAACAGGGGCGCAGATGGAGCAAAATAGTTAGAGGAGGTAGGTATTCTTACAAATTTATTTTGCATAAGGAGTAATTTGTGTACATTTGATGGATATGTACTAGCCCAGACAATATTGCAATAGATAAGATATGGATACATTAAACTGTAATAAAGAGTTAAGAGGCATGCCTGATGAACCAAAGCCCTGATTCTTCTGATGATACCAAGAGATCTTGACACTTTGTTGGTTACTGAACCTATGTGTTCCGTCCATAACCATTTTTCGTCCACTaggatacctagaaatttggtagaTGAAACTTGACTAATGTTGATTCCTCCAATAGAAATCTTACCACTCTGTTTAcagtatgttttgtttttgcttgcaAATACAATAAAGTTGGATTTTTTACATTTAGTGATAGCCTATTAACAAGAAACCATTCAGATAGCAGAGCTTTACCAGAATTAGCTTCCCTAATGAGGTTTTGAAATTTATTGTGAGTTAGTATCAaatttgtatcatcagcaaacagAATCGGCGTAAAGAATGAAGATACAGTAGCCAGGTCATTGATGTAAATGACAAATAGTAGGGGCCCAAGTATAGACCCTGAGGAACTCCACATGACATCTTAAGTTTGGAGGAAAAACAACCATTGACATAAACATATTGCTTACGGTTATACAAATAactatcagtgttgggactaacgtgttactttgtaacgtgttactttgtaacgcgttactgcaacgccgttagtttcggcggtaactagtaatctaacgcgttattttttatattcagtaactcagttaccgttactacatgatgcgttactgcgttattttatgttattttttatgtagtatcggctagaaacagaagatctgagtgtgtttaattggagcgctgcggtgtcgtccttctgaatctcttgtgtcacaaggaagaggcactgggtgtgtgtctgggtgtggggagggaggggaggggtgcgtgcagcagcattcgtgagggaggggcggagatagagagagcgagagagttatgataaacgcgcatgcgtcgccaggctctgctttttatcgatagatttatcagatttaattttttattatctatagcaggggtgtcaaaagtgtgccccggaggccgtttgtggcccacagctaatgttttaaaggcccacagcacattctaaaaagactattaaaataaaaaaaaaacataacaaaagttagataaaaaagcttaaaggtgaaatgcaatttagaaaaagttgcaatgttgactaataaaacaaagctgtttttttttctttcaaactgtcattgctcaaaacataatattgaatcaaaatcaatgttattatgaattattgacctatccaaggttcccattatttcacatcaaatattccactttgaaaaatatttttggtggaagattttgtttgccattaaaaacatagttttgtttgacaaaaaaaagggtggaaaacaaacaaacaaaaacacaacataaaaaaaactaaaacattttgaaatgagggatagatctgaagttgatgtagactccagagatttaagcgttaaatataaaatgtatgtatgccctggcacaccattatcatcatttcatgaccgaagcaaaacactttttacacttttatactgaaataaatacacctacaacttattaaataaaatatagaaaaaactaccagcagcggtaaagtttagatccatgaaggaaagaagaatgtcaatgaatgtttacaactgaatacatttacatatgtatacaattttttttttttttttaataatttttttttaaatgaattaagtaacgtttatgacaacctttttccaaaacacaatatagaatgtgagatataacaggataatgcatacatttgtcatttgttttcaaaacgcttacaaaaaagtgggaccccaaaaatttactgtgggaccccatttttatgacttgatggggtccctgggatcctattttgaaaattcctagcgccaacactgctgtcaacagaggagaaaaaatgctttatttaaataaatatattatttataaagaaagttcaagtatcattggcaaattttcaccgtgctgcccgccttggcacgcatatatgtgtcctctttttgggatttcagaatatggccaGCCTAGATATTatcacttttcttttgtcgagcacaaagaaaggaacattttagttaaatgtaagttgtgtcttggatcaaagatccaatctactgcccaaaacagcaaatcaaatctgctgaaacaggtacaaaagcaacatgcttcaacGAAGCTAGTAaaaagagacacacttcacctcctaagcaacagcggctggattttaacgaggtactgctagccaggacaacattaatagagccattgcagcgtatttgctagaagacatgcaggctatttatacagtggagtcacctgctttcaggcagctaattagcatgataccggcatcaaacagcaaatggcacgaaaacattttccaagctcctggacacagtggacagtgagtacataaacatggaaagcaagctaaagaagacactccaaactctgcctctgctcatcattcagcactgaaggtacacacactctgtcaattctcttatatactctttcattctagacttctagagtgtttgattatcacatcactctaaatgtatagactataaagttcacaaacataaagagggatcctagtgggccaggccaatatttccttatctctaaactaaaactggggaaatgcgtagtgttctgggcttcagacatgattttatttcagaattccttgagataaaaaacgcctggttaggctttgtgtatgtaaagttaaagtaaaagtacttccttggtttacagctatgttgttattacactgtttgttacttatgtatgttatgttgcagctatttaaaatagttttgtcaatttgttctggcctgaaataaattggccctttgaaacatatctttgtctttgtgtgttgtatgtagaccacattgcttagcagagttcagtgatgcaaatacatgtcaagttgatcaacagattgtattattctccagtgcaatgacagtactgaaatgaaggctaaaagggtatTAAtgggagatttaaaaaaaaaaaaagaagaaaaaaataagtaactaaatagttacttttcacagtaacacattactttttggtgtaagtaactgagttagtaactgagttacttttgaaataaagtaactagtaactgtaactagttactggttttcagtaactaacccaacactgataacTATAGACAACCATGTAAAAGTAATATTTTCAAAACCATAAATATGTAATTTATCAAGTAAAATAGTATAATCGAAAGTATCAAAAGCTTTAGAAAGATCAAGGAATATTTTTATTAATGGCAGTATAGATATTCTCAACTGACTGAACAGGAGCCATATTGGTGGAGTGATCTTTCCTAAAACCATACTGGTGTTCATAGAGGATATTGTGTTCATTCAAGTGGTGCATCATTCTTTTACAAACCAGTTTTTCCAATATTTTAGAGAAACAGGGTAACACTGATATTGGCCGATAATCATTAAAAAGTCTTGGATCTCCAGATTTATGCACAGGTGTAACTTtggctatttttttaaaatctgatgGAACCTCCCCAGATTGTAGGGATGGGGTAAATATGTGTGTAAGGGGTTTAATAATATAGGAGGAAACTGATTTAATTAATGAAGCACCTATATCATCATGACCAGCTGCTGATATCTTCAAGATAGAAATTAATTCCAATACCTCTGTTTCATTAGTATTTTCAAACTGTAAGAGAGTAAGTACATTTCCCTTAATGTAATCTAGATGATTGCTATTTGGTTTCCCCATAACCTTTGACAGTGCCAAACCCACATTTGTAAAGAAATTGTTAAATTAATTTACTATAACAACAGGGTCATtatcctgtgatgaggtggcgacttgtccagtgtctacccgccttccgcccgaatgcagctgagataggctccagcgaccccccgtgaccccaaacgggacaagcggtagaaaatggatggatggaacagggTCATTATACACCTTGTCACCATCCTTGAACTGAGATGGTAGGGGTGCATTCGATTTTCTTTTGTTGATAAGGTCATTGACAACTTTCCAAGtgcatttagagcagtggttcttaaccttgttggaggtacggaaccccgccagtttcatatac
Protein-coding sequences here:
- the LOC133645913 gene encoding potassium voltage-gated channel subfamily S member 3-like, with the translated sequence MMYGQILHPPPREDRFIVVNVGGFKQKLDHNVLNRFPQTRLARLLCCNSREAVLELCDDFIPAEMEYYFDRNPLFFGYILNFYLTGKMHLVDGLCVVSFSQEIEYWGIKECHLDLCCSGSFQDLLGEADDLGEDTLTEDLSAVDQEVDLFDGTCCANVRRNVWIRLENPSYSTSAKAMAVASMSVVLVSIVAMCVHSMPDFQQVDHNNKQLEDPVLNFFESLCVLLFSVEFILRLVVAPSARNFLRSPLNVIDLMSIMPFYVTLACDVGLVDKGEDSELEKVGKVMQILKLMRVFRILKLARHSAGLRSLGATLRHSSREVGLLVLFLFVGISMFSALMYFVEKESLESELQTIPIGWWWATISMTTVGYGDTFPVTLAGKLVGTLCILSGLLMVALPITNIFNKFTNFYQKHNKMEQMKAQTLSSE